Proteins from one Gossypium raimondii isolate GPD5lz chromosome 8, ASM2569854v1, whole genome shotgun sequence genomic window:
- the LOC105792651 gene encoding upstream activation factor subunit UAF30 — MFRLYKGFKELLASSATASVPSTAAKFYAATAAKSASPKVAQKTPKKPTASKPKTKKPAALRSETRPTGISKVTPVSPALGQFLGAQQASRTEAVKQIWSYIKSQKLQNPNNRKEIFCDEKLKTIFNGKEKVGFLEIGKMLTPHFVKTT; from the exons ATGTTCAGGCTTTACAAAGGTTTCAAGGAGCTGTTAGCTTCCTCTGCAACGGCGTCGGTACCGTCGACAGCAGCCAAGTTTTATGCTGCTACTGCTGCGAAATCAGCTTCTCCAAAAGTGGCTCAGAAAACTCCGAAAAAGCCGACCGCTTCAAAACCCAAGACTAAAAAACCAGCTGCTCTTCGATCCGAGACTCGACCCACTGGGATTTCTAAAGTTACCCCGGTTTCTCCTGCTTTGGGACAGTTTCTTGGAGCTCAACAGGCTTCCCGTACTGAAGCTGTTAAGCAGATCTGGTCCTATATCAAATCCCAAAAACTCCAG AATCCCAATAACAGGAAGGAGATCTTTTGCGATGAGAAGCTTAAGACCATTtttaatggaaaagaaaaggtaGGTTTCCTGGAGATTGGGAAAATGTTAACCCCTCACTTTGTGAAGACTACCTAG
- the LOC105792652 gene encoding protein NUCLEAR FUSION DEFECTIVE 4 — MAVRSRKWMILVATIWIQAFTGTNFDFSSYSSTLKSVLGISQLQLNYLSVASDMGKAFGWCSGVFLMYFPLWVVMFMAAFFGFFGYSLQWLVIKQIISLPYFLVFLLCLIAGCSITWFNTVCFVLCIRNFPSNRALALSLTISFNGVSAALYTLIANAINPKDDTLYLFLNALVPLLASCLALIPIIRQRPLQLSTYTINQDPFIFIVLNVLAVITGLYLLLLNSLSSEALRARTLLLGALILLFLPLCLPGIVCDRNWGFRTNSSLVDLSDPELHTELIEKDQSNSLNIEPFSAINKEGLFEKVMEKGRLTMLGEEHPARLLVCRWDFWLYYVAYFCGGTIGLVYSNNLGQITQSLGYNSKISAVVTLYSSFSFFGRLFSAAPDFLHGKVNFARTGWLAVALVPTPIAFFLLAVSGSEVVLHASTAMIGLSSGFVFSAAVSITSELFGPNSAGINHNILITNIPIGSLLYGLLAALVYDSNVTSSVDKNVLQEAIVCMGRDCYMQTFIFWGCISLLGLISSFLLFLRTRPAYDDHETNRNRT; from the exons ATGGCCGTACGATCAAGAAAATGGATGATATTAGTAGCAACCATATGGATACAAGCTTTTACAGGGACCAACTTTGATTTCTCATCATATTCTTCCACATTGAAATCAGTTCTTGGGATATCTCAACTGCAGCTTAACTATTTGTCCGTTGCTTCAGATATGGGGAAAGCATTTGGCTGGTGTTCTGGGGTGTTTTTAATGTATTTCCCGTTGTGGGTTGTGATGTTCATGGCTGCTTTCTTTGGGTTTTTTGGCTATTCTCTTCAATGGCTTGTTATCAAACAAATCATTTCCCTGCCTTATTTCCTG GTATTTCTTCTGTGTTTGATAGCTGGTTGTAGCATCACTTGGTTCAACACGGTGTGCTTTGTTTTGTGCATCAGAAATTTCCCATCCAACAGGGCACTTGCTTTGTCCCTCACCATCAGTTTCAATGGCGTAAGTGCTGCTCTTTACACTCTAATTGCCAACGCAATAAACCCCAAGGATGACACCCTCTATCTCTTCTTAAATGCACTAGTGCCTCTTCTTGCATCCTGCTTAGCTCTCATCCCAATCATCCGCCAACGGCCTTTACAGCTGTCCACCTATACTATTAATCAGGATCCCTTCATTTTTATTGTCCTAAATGTTTTAGCTGTAATCACTGGCCTCTATCTTCTCCTTTTAAATTCACTTTCATCCGAAGCATTAAGGGCACGTACTCTCCTGTTGGGTGCCTTAATCTTATTATTCCTACCTTTGTGTTTACCTGGCATTGTCTGTGATAGAAACTGGGGTTTTCGTACTAACTCATCCTTGGTTGACCTGAGTGACCCTGAACTTCATACGGAATTGATAGAAAAGGATCAAAGTAATAGCTTGAATATTGAGCCATTTTCTGCAATAAACAAAGAAGGGCTTTTTGAGAAAGTAATGGAGAAAGGCAGGTTAACAATGCTCGGCGAGGAACACCCTGCTAGATTGCTAGTGTGCAGGTGGGATTTCTGGCTATATTATGTGGCTTATTTCTGTGGAGGGACAATTGGGCTGGTTTATAGCAATAACCTAGGGCAGATCACACAATCACTCGGATACAACTCGAAGATTAGTGCAGTCGTGACTCTCTACTCCTCTTTCTCGTTCTTTGGTCGTTTGTTTTCAGCTGCCCCAGATTTCTTGCATGG CAAGGTGAACTTTGCAAGGACTGGGTGGCTAGCTGTTGCCTTGGTGCCTACACCAATAGCCTTCTTTTTGCTTGCTGTGTCAGGTAGCGAGGTTGTCTTGCATGCTAGCACAGCAATGATCGGATTAAGCTCAGGATTTGTATTCTCGGCAGCAGTTTCCATCACATCAGAGCTATTTGGGCCTAATAGTGCGGGTATCAACCACAATATCCTCATCACCAACATCCCCATCGGATCACTCCTGTACGGTCTCCTTGCAGCTTTAGTATATGATTCTAACGTGACAAGTTCAGTCGACAAAAACGTGTTGCAGGAAGCAATAGTGTGCATGGGTAGGGACTGCTATATGCAGACATTCATTTTCTGGGGATGCATTTCCCTGCTAGGCCTCATCTCAAGTTTTCTGTTATTCTTAAGAACCAGGCCGGCTTATGACGACCATGAAACAAATCGAAATCGAACATAG
- the LOC105792653 gene encoding AUGMIN subunit 7, which produces MAAKQMEEIQRKLSMLNYPRANAPAQSLLFAGMERYALLEWLFFRLLGDKSPFSQQNLQGDAMDRDEETSRIQYLAEIAKFLGITTTIDTEVIQGRGSYEDRTEMLRLIVDLVEASICADNPEWSVDEQVAKDIQLIDAIAEKQALIFSEECKLFPADVQIQSIYPLPDVSELESKLAEQSKILSNLQQKVDDLASKHAYNPDEEYTEVESKLRAQLESFLETARSFNMIYTKEIRPWTHMMEVPQLHGFGPAANRLLEAYKMLLKFLGNLRNLRDSHAALAVGSSETVAGEPSPVTRIISECESALTSLNCDLGILSASIAREKAMQGQQVNF; this is translated from the exons atggcaGCAAAACAAATGGAGGAAATTCAAAGAAAACTATCGATGTTAAATTACCCTCGAGCCAATGCTCCAGCTCAGTCTCTTCTCTTTGCCGGCATGGAACGATACGCTCTTCTTGAATGGCTCTTTTTCCG GTTGTTAGGGGATAAGTCACCGTTTTCACAACAAAATCTGCAAGGGGATGCTATGGATCGTGATGAAGAAACTTCTAGAATCCAAT ATTTGGCCGAGATTGCGAAATTTTTGGGGATTACTACTACAATCGATACTGAAGTTATCCAA GGTCGAGGAAGCTACGAAGATCGAACTGAAATGCTTCGCCTTATTGTTGATCTGGTGGAGGCAAGCATATGTGCAGATAATCCAGAATGGAG TGTGGATGAGCAGGTAGCAAAGGACATACAACTAATAGATGCTATTGCTGAGAAACAAGCCCTGATATTCTCCGAGGAATGCAAGTTGTTCCCTGCAGATGTGCAGATTCAATCCATATATCCGTT ACCTGATGTTTCTGAGTTGGAGTCAAAGCTTGCAGAACAGTCCAAGATTCTCTCAAATCTTCAGCAAAAAGTTGATGACTTGGCATCAAAG CATGCTTACAACCCTGATGAGGAGTATACGGAGGTGGAATCGAAACTGCGGGCACAATTGGAATCTTTTCTTGAAACTGCAAGATCATTCAATATGATTTACACCAAG GAAATTCGTCCCTGGACACACATGATGGAGGTACCACAACTTCATGGGTTTGGGCCTGCTGCCAATCGCTTGTTGGAGGCTTACAAGATGCTTTTAAAG TTCCTGGGCAACTTGAGGAATCTGCGAGACTCACATGCTGCTCTTGCGGTCGGATCATCAGAAACGGTTGCTGGTGAACCCTCTCCCGTAACAAGAATTATTTCCGAGTGTGAGTCTGCATTGACATCCTTAAACTGTGATCTTGGGATTCTCTCAGCTTCAATTGCTCGTGAGAAAGCCATGCAAGGCCAGCAAGTAAATTTCTGA
- the LOC105793726 gene encoding aspartic proteinase CDR1, translating into MAAAIVFAIISLSTRCLTDAQNVGFSVELIHRDSIKSPFYNPFETTFDRVTNAFRRSFSRVHRFYPNSITTTEANPDIIVNTGEYLMNISLGTPSFSVVALADTGSDLIWTQCSPCSQCFKQDAPLFDPTKSSTYRKMSCSSNSCENIQGGTCASPTDTSCIYSVTYGDNSFSKGDIAYDILTLGSTTGQAVALPDTIIGCGNNNAGTFSGKASGIIGLGGGEISLINQLGSPINGKFSYCLLPMTQIGKSSKMNFGSNAIVSGPGTVSTPLIEKSPTTFYFLTLKAISVGTQRIEFKGSSFGTDEGNIVIDSGTTLTLLPSDFYSQLESAMDSQFNGIRAQGPQGFNLCYVAIHEFEAPEVTVHFANADVKLKTLNTFVKVDDSTACFAFSPAQNIAIYGNLAQMNFLIGYDTKSQTVSFKPTDCSKN; encoded by the coding sequence ATGGCAGCAGCAATTGTTTTTGCTATCATTTCTCTCTCAACCCGTTGCCTTACTGATGCTCAAAATGTTGGCTTCAGTGTCGAATTAATCCACCGTGACTCCATTAAATCTCCCTTTTACAATCCTTTCGAAACTACCTTCGATCGTGTCACCAATGCCTTTCGTCGTTCCTTCAGTCGTGTTCATCGTTTCTATCCGAATTCCATCACAACAACGGAAGCAAATCCCGATATTATCGTCAACACGGGTGAGTATTTGATGAACATATCACTTGGTACCCCAAGTTTCAGTGTTGTTGCACTTGCTGATACAGGAAGTGATCTTATTTGGACTCAATGCTCGCCTTGTTCACAGTGCTTCAAGCAAGACGCACCACTTTTCGACCCAACCAAATCATCCACTTACAGAAAGATGTCTTGTAGTTCAAATTCATGCGAGAACATTCAAGGGGGCACTTGTGCTAGTCCTACTGATACTTCTTGCATTTATTCAGTTACTTATGGTGATAATTCTTTCTCAAAAGGTGATATCGCTTATGATATACTCACCTTGGGTTCGACAACTGGTCAGGCAGTGGCTCTCCCTGACACAATCATTGGATGTGGAAACAACAATGCTGGTACATTCAGTGGTAAAGCCTCTGGTATCATTGGCCTTGGAGGTGGCGAAATTTCACTTATTAACCAATTGGGAAGTCCCATTAATGGCAAATTCTCATACTGCTTGTTACCAATGACCCAAATAGGAAAATCCAGCAAAATGAACTTTGGGTCTAATGCAATAGTTTCAGGACCTGGAACTGTTTCAACTCCATTAATTGAAAAATCCCCCACCACCTTTTACTTCCTTACACTTAAGGCCATTAGTGTTGGTACCCAAAGAATAGAGTTCAAAGGCTCCTCTTTCGGAACAGACGAAGGCAACATAGTTATTGATTCAGGCACTACATTGACTCTTCTCCCATCAGATTTTTACTCACAACTGGAATCAGCCATGGACAGCCAGTTTAATGGTATAAGGGCTCAAGGTCCCCAGGGTTTTAATTTATGCTACGTTGCTATACACGAATTTGAAGCACCTGAAGTTACAGTACATTTTGCTAATGCTGATGTGAAATTAAAGACCTTGAACACCTTCGTCAAGGTTGATGACTCAACTGCTTGCTTCGCTTTCAGTCCTGCGCAGAATATTGCGATTTATGGTAACTTGGCTCAAATGAATTTCTTGATTGGATATGATACTAAATCACAGACGGTCTCGTTTAAGCCCACTGATTGCTCCAAGAATTAG
- the LOC105793727 gene encoding aspartic proteinase CDR1, which translates to MAAIVLAILALSTLCSIEAQEGGFSVELIHRDSSKSPFYNPLETTSDRVTNALRRSFNRVHRFKTNSVPTTAAESDLTADSGEYLMKISLGTPRFDIVAIADTGSDLIWTQCKPCSQCFKQDAPFFDPSKSSTYRKISCSASQCIDLERTSCSTDHSCQYAVSYGDSSFSDGDLAADTLTLPSTTGRPVAFPKTVIGCGTFNGGTFDEKTSGIIGLGGGQVSLISQLRTSVAGKFSYCLLPISQAGNSSKINFGSNAIVSGPGVVSTPLVKKSPDTFYFLTLEAITVGTKRIKFTGSSLGSEEGNIIIDSGTTLTLLPLDFYSEVESAMTSQISAKRIEGPEGLSLCYNAKDEFKIPDVTVHFTNADVKLKPLNTFIRVSDTAICFTFNSLDDVAIYGNLSQMDFLIGYDTQKQTVSFQPTDCSNN; encoded by the coding sequence ATGGCAGCTATAGTTTTGGCCATCCTTGCTCTCTCTACACTTTGCTCTATTGAAGCTCAAGAGGGTGGCTTCAGTGTCGAATTAATCCACCGTGACTCCAGTAAATCTCCCTTTTACAATCCTTTAGAAACCACCTCTGATCGTGTCACCAATGCCTTGCGTCGTTCCTTCAATCGTGTTCATCGCTTCAAGACGAATTCTGTTCCAACAACGGCAGCAGAATCTGATCTCACTGCCGATTCCGGTGaatatttgatgaaaatatcACTTGGAACCCCAAGGTTTGATATTGTTGCAATAGCTGATACAGGAAGTGATCTTATTTGGACTCAATGCAAGCCTTGTTCTCAGTGTTTCAAGCAAGACGCTCCATTTTTCGACCCTAGTAAATCGTCAACTTACAGAAAGATTTCTTGCAGTGCAAGTCAATGCATTGATCTTGAACGCACCTCTTGTTCTACCGATCATTCTTGTCAATATGCCGTCTCTTACGGTGATAGCTCTTTCTCAGACGGCGATCTCGCTGCTGATACACTCACCTTGCCTTCGACAACCGGCCGACCCGTAGCTTTCCCGAAAACAGTCATTGGATGTGGAACCTTCAATGGTGGAACATTCGATGAGAAGACATCTGGCATTATCGGCCTTGGAGGTGGTCAAGTTTCACTAATTTCCCAATTGAGAACTTCTGTAGCTGGCAAATTCTCCTACTGCTTGTTGCCAATTTCCCAAGCGGGTAATTCCAGCAAAATTAACTTTGGCTCCAATGCAATAGTTTCAGGCCCTGGAGTTGTTTCAACACCATTGGTTAAAAAATCCCCCGACACTTTTTACTTCCTTACACTTGAGGCCATCACTGTTGGAACCAAAAGAATAAAGTTCACAGGCTCTTCTTTGGGATCAGAAGAAGGCAACATAATCATTGATTCAGGCACTACATTGACTCTTCTCCCATTAGATTTTTACTCAGAAGTTGAATCCGCCATGACTAGCCAGATTAGTGCTAAAAGGATCGAAGGTCCTGAGGGTTTGAGTTTATGCTATAATGCTAAAGACGAGTTTAAAATCCCTGATGTTACAGTGCATTTTACTAATGCTGATGTGAAGTTAAAGCCATTGAACACCTTCATCAGGGTTTCCGATACagctatatgcttcactttCAATTCCCTTGATGATGTTGCAATTTATGGTAACTTGTCACAGATGGATTTCTTAATTGGCTATGATACTCAAAAGCAGACAGTCTCGTTTCAGCCCACTGATTGCTCCAACAATTAG